A segment of the Catenuloplanes nepalensis genome:
TTCTCGATCGCGGACGGGCTGGACGCGGTCTCGCTGCGCGTGTTCAACCCGATCGGGCCTGGGATGGGCGAGGAGACGCTGCTCGGCCGGGCCGCCGCGCGGATCCGGGCCGCGGTGGCCGACGGCGCCGGGGAGATCCAGCTCGGGCCGCTCGGCGCACACCGCGACTTCGTGGACGTGCGGGACCTGGCCGCGCTGGTCACCACCGTGGTCCTGGCCCGGGACGTGCCGAGCCGGGTCTACAACGCGGGCAGCGGGCGGGCGGTGACCGCGCGCGAGGCGGTCGGGCTGCTCGCTGCCGAGGCCGGCTGGACCGGGACGATCCGCGAGGCCGGGGCGGGTCCGTCCCGGTCGGCCGCGGTGACCTGGATCCGGGCGGACGTGACCCGGGCCCGGGACGAGCTGGGCTGGACGCCGGTGCGCGAGCTGGAGACGACGATCAAGGACGTCTGGAACGCCGGGGAGCGCCGGTGAACCAGGCTCGGTGGCGGCGGCGCTGGTGGATCCCGGTCACGGCCGTGGTCCTGGTGCTGCTGGCAGCCGGGGTGTGGGGACTCGTTGCCGAGGGTCCCCGCACCACCCCGCCTCCACGCGCCGGGGAGTCACCCTCTCCGGCGTCCTCCTCCGTCGTACCCTCGTCGCCTGGTCCTTCTGGTCCTTCTTCCGACTCGGGTGTCGGATCGGCGCCGCCCGGATCGCCGTCAGCCTCGGCCCCGGCTCCTCCGGCGCCGGCTCCAGGGAAGATCACCACCTGGGCGTACCAGCTGCAGGACTATCCGTCGGGGGGATTGCAGCAGCTGGCGGCCGGGCCGTACCAGATGGTGGTCATTGATCTT
Coding sequences within it:
- a CDS encoding NAD-dependent epimerase/dehydratase family protein, whose product is MTRILLFGASGFIGAHVRSALAADPRVAEVLTPGRAQHDLIAGDVDGLTALLRASAPDAIVSCVGALGGTATDLLAANTLVASKLLEAAAAATPRARLVRMGSAGEYGVVEPGRSVREDDALMPVGAYGVSHVAGTRLFSIADGLDAVSLRVFNPIGPGMGEETLLGRAAARIRAAVADGAGEIQLGPLGAHRDFVDVRDLAALVTTVVLARDVPSRVYNAGSGRAVTAREAVGLLAAEAGWTGTIREAGAGPSRSAAVTWIRADVTRARDELGWTPVRELETTIKDVWNAGERR